One Neovison vison isolate M4711 chromosome 2, ASM_NN_V1, whole genome shotgun sequence genomic window carries:
- the HES3 gene encoding transcription factor HES-3: protein MEKKRRARINVSLEQLKSLLEKHYSHQIRKRKLEKADILELSVKYMKSLQNSVQGLWPVPLGAEFPSGFRSCLPGVGQLLRREEGGGGLRCPLAHERAGGSTMDSAIPSREAPEPLSPCAPAIWAPAPATGGSRSPPPRLLFPGGLPGPSSSVPGPQPAPRRCTESPGPRLGVWRPW from the exons ATGGAGAAGAAGCGACGGGCACGCATCAATGTGTCCCTGGAGCAGCTGAAGTCGTTGCTGGAAAAACACTACTCACACCAG ATCCGGAAACGCAAGTTGGAGAAGGCAGACATACTGGAGCTGAGCGTCAAGTACATGAAAAGCCTTCAGAACTCGGTGCAAG ggctcTGGCCGGTCCCCCTCGGAGCTGAGTTCCCGTCGGGCTTCCGCAGCTGTCTGCCTGGCGTTGGCCAGCTTCTGCGGCGCGAAGAGGGCGGCGGTGGCCTGCGCTGCCCCCTGGCGCACGAACGCGCAGGTGGCAGCACCATGGACAGCGCCATCCCGAGCCGGGAGGCGCCCGAGCCGCTCAGCCCCTGCGCCCCCGCCATTTGGGCCCCTGCTCCGGCCACCGGCGGCTCGCGGTCCCCGCCACCCCGGCTCCTCTTCCCTGGAGGTCTTCCCGGCCCGTCCTCCAGCGTCCCGGGGCCGCAGCCGGCACCTCGCCGCTGCACCGAGAGCCCCGGGCCGCGTCTGGGCGTTTGGCGGCCCTGGTGA
- the ICMT gene encoding protein-S-isoprenylcysteine O-methyltransferase: protein MAGCAARAPPGSEARLSLATFLLGASVLALPLLTRAGLQGRTGLALYVAGLNALLLLLYRPPRYQIAIRACFLGFVFGCGVLLSFSHSSWNHFGWYMCSLSLFHFSEYLVTAVNNPKSLSLDSFLLNHSLEYTVAALSSWIEFTLENIFWPELKQVTWLSAMGLLMVVFGECLRKAAMFTAGSNFNHVVQNEKSETHTLVTSGVYAWFRHPSYVGWFYWSIGTQVMLCNPICGIGYALTVWRFFRDRTEEEEISLIHFFGEEYLEYKKRVPTGLPFIKGVKVEL, encoded by the exons ATGGCGGGCTGCGCGGCGCGGGCTCCGCCGGGCTCCGAGGCGCGCCTCAGCCTCGCCACTTTCCTGCTGGGCGCCTCGGTGCTCGCGCTGCCGCTGCTGACGCGCGCCGGCCTGCAGGGCCGCACCGGGCTGGCGCTCTACGTGGCCGGGCTCAacgcgctgctgctgctgctctacCGGCCGCCGCGGTACCAG ATAGCCATCCGAGCTTGTTTCCTTGGCTTTGTGTTCGGCTGCGGCGTGTTGCTAAGTTTCAGCCATTCTTCTTGGAATCACTTTGGCTG gtaTATGTGCTCCTTGTCACTATTCCATTTTTCGGAGTACTTAGTCACAGCAGTCAATAACCCCAAAAGTCTGtccttggattcctttctcctgAATCACAGTCTGGAGTACACAGTAGCTGCTCTTTCTTCTTGGATAGAGTTCACACTAGAAAATATCTTTTGGCCAG AACTGAAGCAGGTCACCTGGCTCAGTGCCATGGGGCTGCTGATGGTGGTCTTTGGAGAATGTCTGAGGAAAGCGGCGATGTTCACAGCCGGCTCCAATTTCAACCACGTGGTGCAGAATGAGAAATCAGAAACCCACACTCTGGTGACAAGTGGAGTGTACGCTTGGTTCCGGCACCCTTCCTATGTTGGGTGGTTTTACTGGAGTATTGGAACCCAG GTGATGCTGTGTAATCCCATCTGTGGCATTGGCTACGCTCTGACAGTGTGGCGATTCTTCCGAGATCGAACAGAAGAAGAGGAGATCTCGTTAATTCACTTTTTTGGAGAGGAGTACCTGGAGTATAAGAagcgggtgcccacggggctgcCTTTTATAAAAGGGGTCAAGGTCGAGCTATAA
- the GPR153 gene encoding probable G-protein coupled receptor 153 — MSDERRLPGSAVGWLACGGLSLLANAWGILSVGAKQKKWKPLEFLLCTLAATHMLNVAVPIATYAVVQLRRQRPDYEWNEGLCKVFVSTFYTLTLATCFSVTSLSYHRMWMVRWPVNYRLSNAKKQAVHTVMGIWMVSFILSALPAVGWHDTSERFYTHGCRFIVAEIGLGFGVCFLLLVGGSVATGVVCTAIALFQTLAVQVGPRAGHRAFTVPTIVVEDAQGKRRSSIDGSEPAKTSLQITGLVATIVIIYDCLMGFPVLVVSFSSLRADASAPWMALCVLWCSVAQALLLPIFLWACDRYRADLKAVWEKCVTLMANDEDSDNDPSLEGGIPPDLVLEHSLDYSYGGDFAALDRMAKYELSALEGGAPQFYPPRPLPENKMQYLQVPPTRRFSHDDAEVWAAVPLPAFLPRWGSGEDLAALVLPAGPERRRGSLRAFAEDAPPFRPRRRSAESLLALRPPAPDGGPRRARDSPPGSPRLRPGPGARSASASLLPDAFALTAFESEPQALRRPPAPPGPRVHSARPGEDAAPPAGGGAQRNPGPCPAAYAHAGPLRTGLSASWGEPGGIRAAGGGSTSSFLSSPSESSGYVTLHSDSLGSAS, encoded by the exons ATGAGTGATGAGCGGCGGCTGCCTGGCAGTGCGGTGGGCTGGTTGGCATGTGGCGGCCTTTCCCTCCTGGCCAACGCCTGGGGCATCCTGAGCGTGGGCGCCAAGCAGAAGAAGTGGAAGCCGCTGGAGTTTCTGCTGTGCACGCTCGCGGCCACCCACATGCTCAACGTGGCGGTGCCCATCGCCACCTACGCCGTGGTGCAGCTGCGGCGACAGCGCCCCGACTACGAGTGGAATGAGGGCCTCTGCAAGGTCTTTGTCTCCACCTTCTACACCCTCACCCTGGCCACCTGCTTCTCCGTCACCTCCCTCTCCTACCACCGCATGTGGATGGTCCGCTGGCCCGTCAACTACCG GCTGAGCAACGCCAAGAAGCAGGCGGTACACACGGTCATGGGCATCTGGATGGTGTCCTTCATCCTGTCCGCCCTGCCGGCCGTTGGCTGGCACGACACCAGTGAGCGCTTCTACACCCACGGCTGCCGCTTCATCGTGGCCGAGATCGGCCTCGGCTTCGGCGTCTGCTTCCTGCTGCTGGTGGGTGGCAGCGTGGCCACAGGCGTGGTCTGCACCGCCATCGCCCTCTTCCAGACGCTGGCTGTGCAGGTGGGGCCGCGGGCCGGCCACCGCGCCTTCACGGTGCCCACCATCGTGGTGGAGGACGCTCAGGGCAAGCGCCGCTCGTCCATCGATGGCTCTGAGCCGGCCAAAACCTCGCTGCAGATCACGGGGCTGGTGGCCACCATCGTCATCATCTATGACTGCCTCATGGGCTTCCCTGTGCTG GTGGTGAGCTTCAGCAGCCTTCGGGCGGACGCCTCAGCGCCCTGGATGGCGCTGTGTGTGCTGTGGTGCTCGGTGGCCCAGGCCCTCCTGTTGCCCATATTCCTCTGGGCCTGTGACCGTTACCGCGCCGACCTCAAGGCCGTCTGGGAGAAGTGCGTGACCCTCATGGCTAACGATGAGGACTCAGACAATG ATCCCAGCCTGGAGGGCGGCATCCCCCCGGACCTGGTGCTGGAGCACTCGCTCGACTATAGCTATGGCGGCGACTTTGCGGCCCTGGACAGGATGGCCAAGTATGAGCTCTCGGCCCTGGAGGGGGGCGCACCCCAGTTCTACCCCCCGCGGCCCTTGCCGGAGAACAAGATGCAGTACTTGCAg GTCCCGCCCACGCGACGCTTCTCCCACGACGACGCGGAGGTGTGGGCCGCCGTGCCGCTGCCCGCCTTCCTGCCGCGCTGGGGCTCGGGCGAGGACCTGGCCGCGCTGGTGCTGCCCGCCGGGCCGGAGCGCCGCCGCGGCAGCCTGCGGGCCTTCGCAGAGGACGCGCCCCCGTtccgcccccgccgccgctccGCCGAGAGCCTGCTGGCGCTGCGCCCCCCAGCCCCCGACGGCGGGCCGCGCCGCGCCCGCGACTCGCCCCCCGGCAGCCCGCGCCTCCGCCCCGGGCCCGGCGCCCGCTCCGCCTCGGCCTCGCTGCTGCCCGACGCCTTCGCGCTGACCGCCTTCGAGAGCGAGCCGCAGGCCctgcgccgcccgcccgccccgccggGGCCCCGGGTCCACAGCGCACGGCCGGGTGAGGACGCGGCGCCCCCTGCCGGCGGCGGAGCGCAGCGGAACCCCGGGCCGTGCCCGGCCGCTTACGCACATGCGGGACCCCTGAGGACCGGCCTGAGCGCGTCGTGGGGCGAGCCCGGGGGCATCCGCGCGGCGGGCGGCGGCAGCACCAGCAGCTTCCTGAGCTCGCCCTCCGAGTCCTCGGGCTACGTCACGCTGCACTCGGACTCGCTGGGGTCTGCGTCCTAG